The Desulfonatronum sp. SC1 genome includes a window with the following:
- the murF gene encoding UDP-N-acetylmuramoyl-tripeptide--D-alanyl-D-alanine ligase, with translation MRMSLRHIAGVLGLTESIGADGLSITGVGIDSRDIRPGDLFFCLPGERSDGHQHAAQAVDNGAVAVMATRDVPELNGRVPVLMLREGMTAQAALGEVASAWREEFTGRVVGVTGSAGKTTVKEMVARVCSRGGTTCRNRLNWNNQIGLPLSLLSCSGEEDFWIMEAGISRPGDMDDLGAILRPDLAVLLNVGPAHLAELGGVPGVAAAKARLAAYLSPEGRALVNRDCPDLWRESEAVTDRIHGFSTRDPDAEFWCGDPFRIDSDRMGLELRLQGRGLSLSWPTERTPVAQNVLATAAAATLLGIDPAAIQEGLSVDLALPGRFNVERRGDWFLVDDTYNANPLSMRLALSRARALTEGHRLVCVLGDMLELGASAKAEHHDLGRTLAGVCSEVYYHGAHGADVRAGLAAEQASTRFTECESPQHFLEAWRKSALAGKSIDEADRGESGGVILFKGSRAGKMETYLEALRTEPSA, from the coding sequence ATGCGCATGAGTCTGAGGCATATCGCCGGAGTCCTGGGACTTACAGAGTCGATCGGTGCCGATGGCCTATCGATTACCGGTGTTGGCATCGACAGCCGGGACATCCGGCCCGGCGACCTTTTTTTCTGTCTTCCAGGCGAGCGTAGCGACGGACACCAGCACGCGGCCCAAGCCGTGGACAACGGAGCCGTGGCCGTGATGGCCACGAGGGACGTGCCCGAGTTGAATGGACGGGTTCCGGTGTTGATGCTCCGTGAAGGGATGACCGCCCAGGCCGCCCTGGGCGAGGTGGCCTCGGCCTGGCGCGAAGAGTTCACGGGGCGGGTGGTCGGCGTGACCGGCTCGGCCGGCAAGACCACGGTCAAGGAGATGGTGGCCCGGGTTTGTTCACGGGGTGGTACGACGTGCCGGAATCGGTTGAACTGGAACAACCAGATCGGATTGCCTCTGTCCTTGTTGTCCTGCTCCGGAGAAGAGGACTTTTGGATCATGGAGGCCGGAATCAGCCGGCCTGGGGACATGGACGACCTGGGAGCGATCCTGCGGCCGGACTTGGCGGTCCTGCTCAATGTCGGCCCCGCGCACTTGGCCGAACTAGGCGGCGTGCCCGGAGTGGCCGCGGCCAAGGCTCGGCTGGCCGCGTATCTCAGTCCGGAGGGCAGGGCCTTGGTCAACCGGGATTGTCCGGATTTATGGCGGGAAAGCGAGGCCGTCACGGACCGAATTCATGGATTTTCCACACGGGACCCCGACGCGGAGTTTTGGTGCGGAGATCCGTTCCGGATCGATTCGGACCGGATGGGGCTGGAGTTGCGGCTGCAAGGCCGAGGGCTGAGCCTGTCCTGGCCGACGGAGCGGACTCCCGTGGCGCAGAACGTGCTGGCCACGGCCGCCGCTGCCACCTTGCTGGGCATCGACCCGGCCGCGATTCAGGAAGGGTTGAGCGTTGATTTGGCCCTGCCGGGGCGTTTCAATGTTGAACGCCGCGGTGACTGGTTCCTGGTGGACGACACGTATAACGCCAATCCTCTATCCATGCGCTTGGCCCTGTCCAGAGCCCGCGCCCTGACCGAAGGACACCGTCTTGTCTGCGTTCTGGGAGACATGTTGGAACTGGGAGCCTCGGCCAAAGCCGAGCACCACGACCTTGGCCGGACCTTGGCCGGAGTCTGCTCCGAGGTGTACTACCACGGCGCGCACGGTGCGGACGTGCGGGCCGGATTGGCGGCGGAACAGGCGTCGACCCGGTTCACGGAATGTGAGTCGCCGCAACATTTTCTGGAAGCATGGCGCAAGTCCGCTCTGGCCGGGAAAAGCATCGACGAAGCCGACCGGGGCGAAAGTGGGGGCGTGATCCTGTTCAAGGGGTCCCGGGCCGGAAAAATGGAAACCTATCTTGAAGCCCTGCGAACGGAGCCGAGCGCATGA
- the murG gene encoding undecaprenyldiphospho-muramoylpentapeptide beta-N-acetylglucosaminyltransferase, translated as MNRVILTTGGTGGHIFPALAVAEELRERHPGIRLLFVGSGRGPERRWAASAGLDFQALPVSGVLGRGWRALGILWWLPLSVSRAMAIVHGFKPDVVLGLGGYAGFPLVLAAWMLRVPTAIHEQNRLPGMTNRLLGRLVHRVLLSLPDDHHQFDAKKVVVTGNPLRKAVRLLRSAQPEGDSPRRNVLILGGSQGAKALNQAVLDSIDGFREERISLWHQTGQADWERVSGKYARTGWDQVRVEPFIEDVAEAYAWADLVICRAGATTLAELTVMGKPSVLVPFPYATHDHQMLNARKLEQAGAAMVLVESYLAQVQLWTVIKDLLDIPGKLRDMRKAAWELGRPEAGADVVRELEGLVQRG; from the coding sequence ATGAACCGGGTGATCCTGACCACCGGGGGAACCGGAGGCCATATTTTCCCAGCCCTGGCCGTGGCCGAAGAGCTGCGCGAGCGGCATCCCGGCATCCGATTGCTCTTCGTGGGCAGCGGGCGCGGGCCGGAAAGAAGATGGGCGGCAAGCGCAGGTCTGGACTTTCAGGCCCTTCCGGTTTCCGGCGTACTGGGGCGGGGTTGGCGGGCTCTGGGCATATTGTGGTGGTTGCCGCTCAGCGTGTCGCGGGCCATGGCCATAGTTCATGGGTTCAAGCCCGACGTGGTACTGGGTTTGGGCGGCTACGCCGGTTTTCCCCTGGTTCTGGCGGCCTGGATGTTACGCGTGCCTACGGCGATTCACGAGCAGAACCGTCTGCCTGGAATGACCAACAGGCTCCTGGGCAGACTGGTCCATCGGGTGCTGCTTTCCTTGCCGGACGATCATCACCAGTTCGACGCCAAAAAGGTGGTGGTCACCGGGAATCCGTTGCGCAAGGCGGTTCGCCTGCTACGCTCCGCCCAGCCCGAAGGGGACAGCCCGCGACGCAACGTGTTGATCCTTGGTGGAAGCCAGGGAGCCAAAGCCCTGAATCAGGCCGTGCTGGATTCCATTGACGGGTTTCGCGAAGAGCGGATTTCCCTGTGGCACCAGACTGGACAGGCGGATTGGGAGAGGGTTTCCGGGAAGTATGCCCGGACCGGCTGGGACCAGGTCCGCGTGGAGCCGTTCATCGAAGACGTGGCCGAGGCCTATGCCTGGGCGGACCTGGTGATATGCCGGGCCGGCGCGACCACGCTTGCAGAATTGACGGTCATGGGGAAGCCCAGCGTCCTGGTCCCCTTCCCCTATGCCACCCATGACCACCAGATGCTCAATGCCCGGAAGTTGGAGCAGGCTGGGGCGGCCATGGTGTTGGTGGAAAGCTATTTGGCCCAGGTCCAATTATGGACCGTGATCAAGGATTTGTTGGATATTCCGGGCAAATTACGGGACATGCGCAAGGCAGCCTGGGAATTGGGGCGACCGGAAGCCGGGGCTGACGTGGTTCGAGAACTTGAAGGATTGGTGCAACGCGGATGA
- the mraY gene encoding phospho-N-acetylmuramoyl-pentapeptide-transferase, producing the protein MIYHLLYPLGSEYIVFNVFRYITFRSVYALLTALLISILLGPLFIAWLQRLKCGQHIREDVPKHNGKAGTPTMGGLLIAFSLLTSVLLWGDLTNVYLWLTIFVFVGFGLVGFWDDFLKVVKKRNHGLSAGGKLLGQIVVALGAISLLLLQPAYSTILYFPFLKMLQPDMLWMYIPFAVLVMVGSSNGVNLTDGLDGLAIVPLIVAAACFGIFVYVAGHVQIAKYLQVAYVPGVGEVTVFCAALVGAGLGFLWFNAYPAQVFMGDVGSLSLGGVLGFIAVLAKQELLLLIVGGLFVVETLSVILQVGYFKMTGGKRIFRMAPLHHHFELQGVPESKIIVRCWIFSIIMALISLSALKLR; encoded by the coding sequence ATGATCTATCACTTACTCTACCCGCTAGGGAGCGAATACATCGTTTTCAACGTGTTTCGCTACATCACCTTTCGCTCCGTGTACGCCCTGCTCACCGCGTTGCTGATATCCATCCTGCTGGGGCCACTTTTCATCGCCTGGCTGCAACGGTTGAAGTGCGGGCAGCACATTCGCGAGGACGTCCCCAAGCACAACGGCAAGGCCGGAACCCCGACCATGGGCGGCCTGCTGATCGCCTTTTCCCTGCTGACCAGCGTATTGCTCTGGGGGGATCTGACCAACGTCTACCTCTGGCTGACCATTTTCGTCTTCGTGGGTTTCGGTCTGGTGGGCTTTTGGGACGACTTCTTGAAGGTGGTCAAAAAACGCAACCATGGCTTGAGCGCCGGAGGCAAACTGCTGGGACAGATCGTGGTGGCCCTGGGGGCGATATCTTTGTTGCTGCTGCAACCGGCCTATTCCACAATTCTTTATTTTCCGTTTTTGAAAATGCTCCAGCCGGACATGCTCTGGATGTACATCCCCTTCGCCGTGCTGGTGATGGTCGGCTCGTCCAACGGGGTCAACCTGACCGACGGGCTGGATGGCCTGGCAATTGTGCCGTTGATCGTGGCCGCGGCGTGCTTCGGCATCTTCGTTTACGTAGCCGGTCACGTGCAGATCGCCAAGTACCTCCAGGTGGCCTACGTGCCCGGAGTCGGCGAGGTGACGGTGTTCTGCGCCGCTCTGGTGGGCGCGGGGCTGGGCTTTTTGTGGTTCAACGCCTACCCGGCTCAGGTGTTCATGGGCGATGTGGGCAGCCTGAGCCTGGGCGGGGTTCTGGGGTTCATCGCCGTGTTGGCCAAACAGGAACTATTGTTGCTGATCGTCGGCGGGCTGTTCGTGGTGGAGACCCTCTCCGTGATCCTCCAGGTGGGGTATTTCAAAATGACCGGGGGCAAGCGCATCTTTCGGATGGCCCCCCTGCACCACCATTTTGAACTCCAAGGCGTGCCGGAGTCCAAGATCATTGTCCGATGCTGGATTTTTTCCATCATCATGGCCTTGATTTCCCTGAGCGCCCTGAAGCTTCGCTAA
- a CDS encoding UDP-N-acetylmuramoyl-L-alanyl-D-glutamate--2,6-diaminopimelate ligase: MQRVELWDTLLQKVRDGLMIRTYSKAIQPGEAFIALPGSRTDGTAFIAEAMTRKAGYVIAPEGYLHGAASETLKGTTILEHPDPRRALGELAAAHHGTDRACPVLVGVTGTNGKTTVVYLTAHLLRSAGLRVGTIGTIGAQWPGGECDLGMTTPDCWRLHGILARMRGAGVTHVCMEVSSHALDQQRTAGLHFEVAVLTNVTQDHLDYHQDMESYFQTKALLFASGAPGALGSKHRVVNMDDDHGRRLFSRWGGLGYGLVQGLDHVPNRTRPDVDGELAEHLHGEILACDRSGLYLGMSWKSAAWSLRSSLVGRHNAFNLLAAQGAGLRLGVEPERMAALESFSGVPGRLERVTNQQGLNIFVDYAHTPDALENVADALRKAGFSRLIIVFGCGGNRDKTKRPLMGQAVGRHADVAVLTSDNPRHEDPKAILGDVLPGLAACPRVVTEVDRRLAIQLALDMLRPGDALLVAGKGHESTQQIGDEKQPFHDPTVIRRIIGEIDTESAQSGGEAVSCA, from the coding sequence ATGCAGCGGGTTGAACTCTGGGACACCCTTCTCCAAAAGGTCCGCGACGGATTGATGATCCGGACCTACTCCAAAGCAATCCAACCCGGCGAAGCTTTTATCGCGCTGCCTGGGTCGCGAACGGACGGGACGGCGTTCATCGCGGAGGCGATGACTCGCAAGGCCGGATACGTGATCGCCCCGGAGGGATACCTTCACGGGGCAGCCAGTGAAACGCTGAAAGGGACGACGATTCTGGAACACCCCGACCCTCGGCGGGCCTTGGGCGAGTTGGCCGCGGCCCATCACGGCACGGACCGGGCCTGTCCGGTATTGGTGGGGGTGACCGGGACCAACGGAAAGACCACAGTGGTTTACCTGACGGCTCACCTGTTGCGGTCAGCTGGGTTGCGTGTTGGAACCATCGGGACCATCGGAGCTCAGTGGCCCGGCGGAGAATGCGATCTCGGGATGACCACGCCGGACTGCTGGCGGCTGCACGGAATTTTGGCCCGGATGCGGGGCGCCGGGGTGACTCATGTCTGCATGGAAGTCTCCTCCCATGCCTTGGACCAACAGCGAACCGCCGGGTTGCATTTCGAGGTCGCGGTATTGACCAACGTCACCCAGGACCACTTGGATTATCACCAGGACATGGAAAGTTATTTTCAGACCAAGGCTTTGTTGTTCGCTTCAGGAGCGCCAGGAGCCTTAGGGTCCAAACATCGCGTGGTGAACATGGACGACGACCATGGCCGCCGACTGTTCAGCCGCTGGGGCGGCTTGGGATACGGCCTGGTGCAGGGCTTGGACCATGTTCCGAACAGAACACGACCGGACGTGGACGGCGAACTCGCGGAGCATCTTCATGGCGAAATCCTGGCCTGCGACCGGTCCGGGTTGTACCTGGGCATGAGCTGGAAATCGGCCGCGTGGTCGCTGCGTTCCTCCCTGGTTGGGCGGCATAACGCCTTCAACCTGCTGGCGGCCCAGGGGGCCGGATTGCGGCTGGGAGTGGAGCCGGAGCGGATGGCGGCGCTGGAGAGCTTTTCCGGCGTCCCCGGGCGACTGGAGCGGGTTACCAACCAACAAGGCCTGAATATTTTCGTGGATTACGCCCACACCCCCGACGCCTTGGAGAACGTTGCCGATGCGTTACGAAAAGCGGGATTCAGCCGTTTGATCATCGTGTTTGGGTGCGGCGGAAATCGGGACAAAACCAAGCGTCCCTTGATGGGGCAAGCCGTAGGCCGACATGCAGACGTGGCTGTCCTGACTTCGGACAACCCCCGGCATGAAGACCCGAAAGCAATCTTGGGCGACGTCCTGCCCGGACTCGCGGCCTGCCCGCGTGTGGTTACGGAAGTGGACCGAAGGCTGGCCATTCAACTCGCCCTGGACATGCTGCGTCCCGGCGACGCGTTGCTGGTGGCGGGCAAGGGACACGAGTCGACGCAGCAGATCGGCGACGAAAAACAGCCTTTTCACGATCCCACGGTCATTCGTCGGATTATTGGTGAGATTGATACCGAGTCTGCTCAAAGTGGCGGGGAGGCGGTCTCATGCGCATGA
- the murD gene encoding UDP-N-acetylmuramoyl-L-alanine--D-glutamate ligase, with amino-acid sequence MSSLHRPLPDSRPLRIHPGTTTVVVGTGRSGLAAAALLDHLGGAVRLVDSGTVSQEVRDLAEKRGWDVREGEHCTEQFERAALVVLSPGVNRRKLAPWLTGLRAAQVIAELELALGFVDAPITAVTGTSGKTTTATLIGRFLEAAGRRVFVGGNIGTPLSRYVLERMLAAEAGSSSNFKQADNLVLEVSSFQLLNTSSLRPNVGVLLNVSPNHLDYHQDMEEYLQAKLSLFAQQEPEDTAVFAEEMRELVRTRCVTRARTVYFGTQSDLICPALPGRHNRANIAAAFQACLPFGLTHAAAQTVLDGFIGLPHRLQIVAERDGVVFVDDSKGTTVQALRAALEAFDRPVLLLAGGVFKGGDLAGLNPLVRSKTKAVGLFGASREIFEAAWADAGTSLFWEPTLELAMDRLWHQAQPGDVMLLSPATASFDLFRDYKHRGMTFQGHLQTLGERGHE; translated from the coding sequence ATGTCCAGCCTGCATCGACCATTGCCCGACTCAAGGCCGCTTCGGATTCACCCCGGAACAACGACCGTGGTGGTGGGCACGGGCCGGTCCGGTCTGGCCGCGGCCGCCTTGTTGGACCATCTGGGCGGCGCGGTTCGATTGGTGGATTCCGGGACGGTGAGTCAAGAGGTCCGTGACCTGGCTGAAAAGCGGGGCTGGGACGTGCGGGAGGGCGAACATTGCACGGAGCAGTTCGAGCGCGCCGCTCTGGTGGTTCTCAGTCCGGGCGTGAACCGACGCAAACTGGCCCCCTGGCTGACTGGCCTCAGGGCGGCTCAGGTGATCGCGGAACTTGAACTGGCCTTAGGATTCGTGGACGCGCCGATTACCGCGGTGACCGGAACCAGCGGCAAAACCACGACCGCCACCCTGATCGGCCGCTTTCTGGAGGCCGCGGGCCGCCGGGTGTTCGTGGGCGGAAACATCGGGACACCGTTGTCCCGGTATGTTTTGGAACGCATGCTGGCAGCGGAAGCCGGTTCATCCTCGAATTTCAAGCAAGCCGACAACCTTGTTTTGGAAGTGAGCAGTTTTCAGCTCCTGAACACGAGTTCGCTGCGTCCCAATGTCGGCGTGCTGCTCAACGTCAGTCCGAACCATCTGGATTATCACCAGGACATGGAAGAGTATCTTCAGGCCAAGCTTTCATTGTTCGCCCAGCAGGAACCGGAGGATACGGCCGTATTCGCCGAGGAGATGCGGGAACTGGTCCGGACGCGTTGCGTGACCCGTGCCCGGACCGTGTATTTTGGTACCCAATCCGATTTGATCTGTCCGGCGTTGCCCGGACGGCACAACCGGGCCAACATCGCCGCCGCGTTTCAGGCCTGCCTGCCCTTCGGACTGACCCACGCCGCGGCCCAGACGGTCTTGGACGGATTCATCGGCCTGCCCCATCGGCTGCAAATCGTGGCCGAACGGGACGGCGTGGTTTTCGTGGACGACTCCAAGGGCACCACGGTCCAGGCCTTGCGGGCCGCCTTGGAGGCCTTCGATCGCCCGGTGCTGCTACTGGCCGGGGGAGTTTTCAAAGGCGGCGATCTGGCTGGCCTCAATCCCCTCGTGCGAAGCAAGACCAAAGCAGTGGGGCTGTTCGGGGCCAGTCGGGAAATTTTTGAAGCGGCATGGGCCGATGCCGGAACATCGCTGTTCTGGGAGCCGACCCTGGAACTGGCTATGGATCGGCTCTGGCACCAAGCCCAACCTGGCGACGTGATGCTGCTCTCGCCGGCCACGGCCAGCTTCGATCTTTTCCGGGACTACAAGCATCGCGGCATGACCTTTCAGGGGCACCTACAGACTCTCGGGGAGCGGGGCCATGAGTAG
- the ftsW gene encoding putative lipid II flippase FtsW, with translation MSRLAAVSARGSGAGRGEGVDFWLLSVALLLSGLGLVMVLSSTGIMAERFYADKYYFFKRHLVFLIIGLGVMSAAAALPRLLYLRFAYAWLALAGGLLLLTLVSPLGVQAGGATRWLSVGPIMVQPLEISKVALVLYLASFFSRKQEMIRTFGVGFLPPVCITGALCVLLLAQPDFGGAASLMLILFCMSFVGGTRLVYLGATSFMALMGGIFLVMSSPYRFRRWFAFLDPFQDAQDVGYQLVQSLYALGGGGWLGEGLGAGKQKLFFLPAAHTDFILAVIGEELGFVGVSVIFVLVGVLLWRGLRIAKLQDGLQERFVAFGMLLILALGAMLNIAVVLGVVPPKGVPMPFLSYGGSSLVISLFCVGVLLNLSRSATPLGSGRNGAMA, from the coding sequence ATGAGTAGACTTGCCGCTGTGTCAGCCCGCGGGTCCGGAGCAGGGCGCGGCGAAGGAGTTGATTTCTGGTTGCTGTCCGTGGCTCTGCTGCTTTCCGGTTTGGGCCTGGTAATGGTGCTCAGCTCCACCGGAATCATGGCCGAGCGCTTTTACGCGGACAAATACTATTTTTTCAAGCGGCACCTGGTCTTTCTGATCATCGGGCTGGGCGTGATGAGCGCGGCCGCGGCTCTTCCCCGGCTGTTGTATCTTCGGTTCGCCTATGCTTGGCTGGCCCTGGCCGGAGGTCTGTTGCTCCTGACCCTGGTTTCGCCCTTGGGAGTGCAGGCCGGAGGGGCGACACGTTGGCTTTCCGTAGGTCCCATCATGGTCCAGCCCCTGGAAATCTCCAAAGTGGCCTTGGTCCTTTATCTGGCCTCGTTTTTTAGCCGCAAGCAGGAAATGATCCGCACCTTCGGAGTGGGCTTTCTGCCTCCGGTGTGCATCACCGGAGCGCTGTGCGTCTTACTCCTGGCCCAGCCGGATTTCGGGGGAGCGGCCTCGTTGATGCTGATCCTCTTTTGTATGAGTTTCGTGGGGGGGACCCGGTTGGTCTATTTGGGGGCGACTTCGTTCATGGCCTTGATGGGCGGTATTTTTCTGGTGATGAGTTCGCCCTACCGCTTCCGACGCTGGTTCGCGTTCTTAGATCCGTTCCAGGACGCCCAGGACGTGGGCTATCAACTAGTTCAATCCCTGTACGCCCTGGGCGGTGGAGGGTGGCTTGGTGAAGGATTGGGCGCCGGGAAGCAGAAACTGTTCTTTCTGCCCGCGGCGCATACGGACTTTATTCTGGCCGTGATTGGCGAGGAGTTGGGCTTTGTCGGCGTCTCCGTGATTTTCGTTCTGGTGGGCGTGTTGCTCTGGCGAGGACTCCGGATCGCCAAATTGCAGGACGGCTTGCAGGAGCGGTTCGTCGCCTTCGGGATGCTGCTGATTCTGGCTCTGGGAGCCATGCTGAACATAGCCGTGGTGCTGGGCGTGGTCCCCCCTAAAGGCGTGCCCATGCCATTTCTGAGCTACGGAGGTTCCAGCCTGGTCATCTCCCTCTTCTGCGTGGGCGTGTTGCTGAATCTCTCTCGAAGCGCCACCCCGTTGGGAAGCGGACGAAACGGAGCAATGGCATGA